One segment of Nocardia farcinica DNA contains the following:
- a CDS encoding ABC transporter permease, giving the protein MIRAALDRLRLFNLGQLIAHPGRTLMSLTVMGISAGLLVAVLSISGSVTGSVERLTRSLGGAAVLEVTGITDAGFEQNLLPVIEATPGVAHAVPMLRAPIGADEDRALLLGADASITALGSELAGPMGTQAGKLLTTPNGVLVGAAMGYAEGERFPLGRETVTVAGVLDAQTSDKLNGGHIVAAPLPLAQRITDRVGRLDSVQILAAEGADIDQLRADLTTAVGGRAVVADPDLRTAQAGGAIQIVRYSTLMSAAAALIVSAFLIYNAMSMAVAQRRPALSLLRAIGGRRGPMVRDLLVEAALLGLCGGAVGAVVGMVMGRTAIDRLPAAMVQSVEARTEYLVPGYAVPVAVAACVLASVAAAALAARQVYRVAPVEALAPVEASGGERGGPVLRWAAAVLGVALAVAAVFVARADLGRLSLAAISLSFLAAVLICFAATEPIVRGTAVIARWFGGPGALGATTLERAPRRVWATAMTVMIGVAATVAVGGASQNMVDSATASFADLAETDLYVTPGSMAQFPTGPLLPADLRARVAAVPGVAAAEPAQMAFATVGSGRVMLQGYPTERGELRSRAVDRSLLPRMDSGEGVVISRDVARSLDVDTGATLTLQTPSGPHEVEVLQVIPYMSAISGIVMMDLDTLREWYQRPGETVLAVDLAPGADSETVRAAILAVAPAGYHVDTGDEAVAAVSSSLRQGSAMSRSILWIVVLVATVALLNTLMLSVLERRRELGVLRAMGTSRRFLLRSVLAEAAGIGVVGAAIGVLVGAGVQYLAGVAIGHAVTIDLVYEPSPILLVYALVALLLALLGSVPPALRAARMPIVEALAVD; this is encoded by the coding sequence ATGATCCGCGCCGCCCTGGACCGCCTGCGGCTGTTCAACCTCGGCCAGCTGATCGCCCACCCGGGCCGCACCCTCATGTCGCTCACCGTCATGGGGATCAGTGCCGGGCTGCTGGTGGCGGTGCTGAGCATCTCCGGGTCGGTCACCGGGTCGGTGGAACGGCTGACCCGCTCGCTCGGCGGCGCGGCCGTGCTGGAGGTCACCGGCATCACCGACGCCGGTTTCGAGCAGAACCTGCTGCCCGTCATCGAGGCGACTCCCGGTGTGGCACACGCGGTTCCGATGTTGCGCGCGCCGATCGGAGCGGACGAGGACCGCGCGCTGCTGCTCGGCGCGGACGCGTCGATCACCGCGCTCGGCAGCGAGCTGGCCGGGCCGATGGGCACCCAGGCGGGCAAGCTGCTGACCACCCCCAACGGCGTGCTGGTCGGCGCGGCGATGGGGTATGCCGAGGGCGAGCGCTTCCCGCTCGGCCGCGAGACGGTGACCGTCGCGGGCGTGCTGGACGCGCAGACCTCGGACAAGCTGAACGGCGGGCACATCGTCGCGGCACCCTTGCCGCTGGCGCAGCGGATCACCGATCGCGTCGGCAGGCTCGACTCGGTGCAGATCCTCGCCGCCGAGGGCGCCGACATCGACCAGCTGCGCGCCGACCTGACCACCGCGGTGGGCGGGCGCGCGGTGGTCGCCGATCCCGATCTGCGCACCGCGCAGGCGGGCGGGGCCATCCAGATCGTGCGCTACTCGACGCTGATGTCCGCCGCGGCCGCGCTGATCGTGTCGGCCTTCCTGATCTACAACGCGATGAGCATGGCGGTGGCGCAGCGCCGACCGGCGCTGTCGCTGCTGCGCGCGATCGGCGGCAGGCGCGGGCCGATGGTGCGCGACCTGCTCGTCGAGGCCGCGCTGCTCGGGCTGTGCGGCGGCGCGGTGGGCGCGGTCGTCGGCATGGTCATGGGCCGCACCGCGATCGACCGGTTGCCCGCGGCGATGGTGCAGTCGGTGGAGGCGCGCACCGAATACCTGGTGCCCGGTTACGCGGTGCCGGTGGCGGTGGCGGCCTGTGTGCTCGCGAGCGTGGCCGCCGCCGCGTTGGCCGCCCGGCAGGTGTACCGGGTGGCGCCGGTCGAGGCGCTGGCGCCGGTCGAGGCGAGCGGCGGCGAACGCGGCGGGCCGGTGCTGCGCTGGGCCGCGGCCGTTCTCGGCGTCGCGCTGGCGGTCGCCGCGGTGTTCGTCGCGCGCGCCGATCTGGGCAGGCTCTCGCTCGCGGCGATCTCGCTGTCGTTCCTCGCGGCGGTGCTGATCTGCTTCGCCGCGACCGAACCCATCGTGCGCGGCACGGCGGTGATCGCGCGGTGGTTCGGCGGGCCGGGCGCGCTGGGCGCGACCACCTTGGAGCGGGCGCCGCGCCGGGTGTGGGCGACGGCGATGACGGTGATGATCGGGGTGGCCGCCACGGTCGCCGTCGGGGGCGCGTCGCAGAACATGGTCGACTCGGCCACCGCGTCGTTCGCCGACCTCGCCGAGACCGACCTCTACGTGACGCCCGGCTCGATGGCCCAGTTCCCCACCGGCCCGCTGCTGCCCGCCGACCTGCGCGCGCGGGTAGCCGCCGTCCCCGGTGTGGCGGCGGCCGAGCCCGCGCAGATGGCGTTCGCCACGGTGGGCAGCGGGCGGGTGATGTTGCAGGGCTATCCGACCGAGCGTGGCGAACTGCGGTCCCGCGCGGTCGACCGCTCGCTGCTGCCGCGGATGGACAGCGGGGAGGGCGTGGTGATCTCGCGGGATGTGGCGCGATCGCTCGACGTCGACACCGGCGCGACGCTCACCCTGCAGACCCCGTCCGGGCCGCACGAAGTGGAAGTCCTGCAGGTGATTCCGTACATGTCGGCGATCTCCGGCATCGTCATGATGGACCTGGACACGCTGCGCGAGTGGTACCAGCGGCCCGGCGAGACCGTGCTGGCCGTCGACCTCGCGCCCGGCGCCGACTCCGAGACCGTGCGCGCGGCGATCCTGGCGGTGGCACCGGCCGGCTACCACGTGGACACCGGTGACGAGGCGGTGGCGGCGGTGTCGTCGAGCCTGCGCCAGGGTTCGGCGATGAGCCGATCGATCCTGTGGATCGTGGTGCTGGTGGCGACGGTGGCGCTGCTGAACACGCTGATGCTCTCGGTCCTGGAACGCCGCCGCGAACTGGGGGTGCTGCGGGCGATGGGGACCAGCCGCAGGTTCCTGCTGCGGTCGGTGCTGGCCGAGGCGGCCGGCATCGGCGTGGTCGGCGCGGCGATCGGCGTGCTGGTCGGCGCCGGTGTGCAGTATCTGGCGGGGGTCGCGATCGGGCACGCCGTCACCATCGACCTCGTCTACGAGCCGAGCCCGATCCTGCTGGTCTACGCCCTGGTGGCGCTGCTGCTCGCGCTGCTCGGGTCCGTGCCGCCCGCCCTGCGCGCGGCGCGCATGCCGATCGTGGAAGCGCTCGCGGTGGACTGA
- a CDS encoding ABC transporter ATP-binding protein: MSEPAMLELSDITKQYRVGGQTVRALDGVSLRIERGEFTSIIGPSGSGKSTLLHLLGALDTPDAGSIRFQGKEIGSLTEERQAEFRRHQVGFVFQFFNLLPTLSAWENVAIPKLLDGTGLRKAKPRALELLARVGLADRAEHRPAELSGGQMQRVAVARALIMDPPLILADEPTGNLDSKTGAAILELLGGLTGEGNSVVMVTHDMGAVRYCDRVITLRDGTIGSIERTERRTGLDEGTVPA; encoded by the coding sequence ATGTCGGAACCGGCCATGCTGGAGCTCTCGGACATCACCAAGCAGTACCGGGTCGGCGGGCAGACGGTGCGCGCCCTCGACGGGGTGAGCCTGCGGATCGAGCGGGGTGAGTTCACCTCGATCATCGGCCCGTCCGGCTCCGGCAAGAGCACCCTGCTGCACCTGCTGGGCGCGCTCGACACCCCCGATGCCGGCTCGATCCGGTTCCAGGGCAAGGAGATCGGCTCGTTGACCGAGGAGCGGCAGGCCGAGTTCCGCAGGCACCAGGTGGGTTTCGTGTTCCAGTTCTTCAACCTGCTGCCCACGCTGAGCGCCTGGGAGAACGTCGCGATTCCGAAGTTGCTGGACGGCACCGGATTGCGCAAGGCCAAGCCCCGCGCGCTCGAACTGCTGGCACGGGTCGGCCTGGCCGACCGGGCCGAGCACCGGCCCGCCGAGCTGTCGGGCGGCCAGATGCAGCGGGTGGCGGTGGCCAGGGCGCTGATCATGGACCCGCCGCTGATCCTCGCCGACGAGCCGACCGGAAATCTCGATTCCAAGACCGGCGCGGCCATTCTGGAACTGCTGGGCGGGCTGACCGGCGAGGGCAACTCGGTGGTGATGGTCACCCACGACATGGGCGCGGTGCGCTACTGCGACCGGGTGATCACATTGCGCGACGGCACCATCGGCTCGATCGAGCGCACCGAGCGCCGCACCGGCCTGGACGAGGGCACGGTGCCCGCATGA
- a CDS encoding response regulator, protein MTAAHGADDRPLTVLVVDDQELVRGGLRRILRRRDGFVVHECADGDEVFAAVATTDPDVVLMDLRMKRLGGIDATRQLRSRPGAPPVLVLTTFDDDQLLSGALRAGAAGFLLKDSPAEDLIRAVRTVAGGGAWLDPAVTGRVLSAYRTVRPAPARRDDRLAELTAREYEVLELIGRGRVNAEIATELGISEVTVKSHVGHIFGKLDLRDRAAAIVFAFDHGVVSPGESNI, encoded by the coding sequence GTGACGGCCGCGCACGGGGCCGACGACCGCCCGCTGACCGTCCTGGTCGTCGACGATCAGGAACTGGTGCGCGGCGGACTACGCCGCATCCTGCGCCGCCGCGACGGCTTCGTCGTGCACGAATGCGCCGACGGGGACGAGGTGTTCGCCGCCGTCGCCACCACCGATCCCGATGTGGTGCTGATGGATCTGCGGATGAAACGCCTCGGCGGCATCGACGCCACCCGTCAGCTGCGCTCGCGGCCCGGTGCGCCGCCCGTGCTCGTGCTCACCACGTTCGACGACGACCAGCTGCTCTCGGGCGCGCTGCGGGCGGGCGCCGCAGGCTTCCTGCTCAAGGACTCACCCGCCGAGGACCTGATCCGCGCCGTGCGGACCGTGGCCGGTGGTGGCGCCTGGCTCGACCCGGCGGTCACCGGCCGGGTGCTCTCGGCCTACCGCACCGTGCGGCCCGCGCCCGCCCGGCGCGACGACCGGCTCGCCGAGCTGACCGCCCGCGAGTACGAGGTGCTGGAGCTGATCGGCCGGGGCCGGGTGAACGCGGAGATCGCCACCGAACTCGGGATCTCCGAGGTCACCGTGAAAAGTCATGTGGGCCATATCTTCGGCAAGCTCGACCTGCGCGATCGCGCCGCCGCCATCGTCTTCGCGTTTGACCACGGGGTGGTCTCACCAGGAGAATCCAACATCTGA
- a CDS encoding serine/threonine-protein kinase yields MLERGEVFAGFTVERLLGQGGMGSVYLARHPRLGKLTALKLLNPELFTDRQVRARFDREADLAAQLDHPGIVAVYDRGSENHQLWISMQYVDGVDAASVNPLTLPPERAVQIIEGVADALDYAHGRGVLHRDVKPGNILLARASAGQGERVFLSDFGIARLREDTTHLTQTGMFTATLAYASPEQMTGAPLGNRSDQYSLACALYWLLVGVGPFDAANPADIIHGHLNLAPVPVSVRRPGLNPALDAVLAAGLAKHPDHRYRTCTEFATAARKALTATGAPPLPTPYPPGHPYPGAQAFPAPGGVPVGHAPAAPGGHVVPPGGVPAGPGGAGGFPPGGAPMPVPGAAGPVPPGAGGPDAAPPAPASMPAPAPAPDSPPGAASGTAVSSPADARPAQGDSSIPTDTDVARSETVPHHEVRGGPPREPADVAQPGSAAPASADADGPIRVSLRKDSTPDIGGTEQDSDGVEREEIVSPAQPAASAAPSSDPALGAPASPSAADAADSAGGARSPHEDDPPAGPRDDDHGGERDAARTEVLAEAVRRPRPAGWQAPGAGAPPPPGGFSGPPPYPPPAHPPRPRSAWRWVAPVVLGVVAVLVLAVGAVAVLLLSGEPDTESAADSAQPPGPTGSMSGDPFAQSRRAFPGLLPQGTETEGPGYGDTTCIALRRGQNLRIDDEILAGGPWLVAWECRAGAGSADGVDYTILHYDSSATARDTIEDLPTAVGLTGRKDGVPYTQHAWVDRDSRQSLDYTAKLVVAFPTDATRAPYLLYASHHGASRHPMATLPSADEELGAWWASAPL; encoded by the coding sequence TTGCTCGAACGGGGTGAGGTGTTCGCGGGATTCACCGTCGAACGACTACTCGGCCAGGGCGGCATGGGCTCGGTCTACCTCGCGCGCCATCCCCGGCTCGGCAAGCTCACCGCCCTCAAACTGCTCAACCCGGAACTGTTCACCGACCGGCAGGTGCGCGCCCGCTTCGACCGCGAGGCGGACCTGGCCGCGCAGCTCGACCATCCCGGCATCGTCGCCGTCTACGACCGCGGCTCGGAGAACCACCAGCTCTGGATCAGCATGCAGTACGTCGACGGCGTCGACGCGGCCTCGGTGAACCCGCTGACGCTGCCGCCCGAACGCGCCGTCCAGATCATCGAGGGGGTCGCCGACGCGCTCGATTACGCGCACGGGCGCGGTGTGCTGCACCGCGACGTCAAACCCGGCAACATCCTGCTGGCCAGGGCGAGCGCGGGCCAGGGCGAGCGAGTCTTCCTGAGCGACTTCGGGATCGCGCGGCTGCGCGAGGACACCACCCACCTCACCCAGACCGGCATGTTCACCGCGACCCTCGCCTACGCCTCACCGGAACAGATGACCGGCGCACCGCTGGGCAACCGCTCCGACCAGTACTCACTGGCCTGCGCCCTGTACTGGTTGCTGGTCGGGGTCGGCCCGTTCGACGCGGCCAATCCCGCCGACATCATCCACGGCCACCTCAACCTCGCCCCCGTCCCCGTCAGCGTGCGCCGTCCCGGACTCAACCCGGCCCTCGACGCGGTGCTCGCCGCGGGCCTGGCCAAACACCCCGACCACCGGTACCGCACCTGCACCGAATTCGCCACGGCCGCACGGAAAGCCCTCACCGCGACCGGCGCACCGCCACTGCCGACGCCGTATCCCCCTGGCCACCCCTACCCGGGCGCGCAGGCGTTTCCGGCGCCCGGGGGAGTGCCGGTCGGCCACGCACCGGCTGCGCCCGGGGGCCACGTCGTCCCGCCGGGTGGCGTGCCCGCGGGTCCCGGTGGAGCGGGGGGATTCCCGCCGGGCGGCGCGCCGATGCCGGTTCCGGGCGCAGCCGGTCCGGTTCCGCCGGGCGCGGGTGGGCCCGATGCCGCCCCACCCGCACCGGCCTCGATGCCCGCACCTGCCCCCGCGCCCGACTCGCCGCCCGGGGCCGCCTCCGGGACAGCCGTCTCGTCACCCGCCGACGCCCGTCCCGCACAGGGTGATTCGTCCATCCCAACCGATACGGACGTCGCGCGGTCCGAGACCGTCCCGCACCACGAGGTGCGCGGCGGGCCGCCGCGGGAACCGGCGGACGTCGCGCAGCCGGGGTCGGCGGCGCCCGCCTCCGCGGACGCCGACGGGCCTATCCGCGTGAGTTTGCGAAAGGACTCGACGCCCGATATCGGTGGTACCGAACAGGATTCGGACGGTGTCGAGCGGGAGGAAATCGTCTCGCCCGCGCAGCCCGCGGCTTCCGCCGCGCCGTCCTCGGATCCCGCGCTCGGTGCGCCCGCGTCCCCCTCCGCTGCGGATGCGGCCGATTCCGCCGGAGGCGCGCGCTCTCCCCACGAGGACGATCCGCCGGCCGGCCCGCGCGATGACGACCACGGCGGCGAGCGGGATGCGGCGCGCACCGAGGTCCTCGCCGAGGCCGTCCGGCGCCCGCGGCCGGCGGGATGGCAGGCGCCCGGTGCGGGTGCGCCACCGCCGCCCGGCGGGTTCTCCGGCCCGCCGCCCTACCCGCCGCCCGCTCACCCACCGCGACCACGGAGCGCGTGGCGGTGGGTGGCCCCCGTGGTGCTCGGGGTGGTCGCGGTGCTCGTGCTCGCGGTGGGCGCCGTGGCGGTGTTGTTGCTGAGCGGGGAGCCGGACACCGAATCGGCCGCGGACTCCGCGCAACCCCCGGGGCCCACCGGATCGATGTCCGGCGACCCGTTCGCGCAGAGCCGCAGGGCTTTTCCCGGCTTGCTGCCGCAGGGCACCGAGACGGAGGGACCGGGGTACGGCGACACCACCTGTATCGCGCTGCGGCGGGGGCAGAACCTGCGGATCGACGACGAGATACTGGCGGGCGGACCCTGGCTGGTGGCGTGGGAGTGCCGGGCCGGCGCGGGGAGCGCGGACGGCGTGGATTACACCATCCTGCACTATGATTCGTCCGCCACGGCTCGCGACACCATCGAGGACCTGCCGACCGCGGTCGGGCTGACCGGGCGGAAGGACGGCGTGCCCTACACCCAGCACGCCTGGGTCGACCGGGATTCGCGCCAATCCTTGGACTACACCGCGAAACTCGTCGTCGCCTTCCCGACCGACGCCACCCGCGCCCCCTACCTCCTCTACGCCAGCCATCACGGCGCCTCCCGGCACCCGATGGCCACCCTGCCCTCCGCCGACGAAGAACTGGGCGCCTGGTGGGCTTCGGCCCCGCTCTGA
- a CDS encoding serine hydrolase, with protein MLVLASCGLMAERVEPQATVLVAAKSAAWRGHTIDRPDALAVEFTQAQPRLRGQVGLAIMPVGGNRTTVFGDWTTGLAWSTIKVPLAVAALRRDPEGAMADAEAAITVSDNDAADALWDSLGDGLAAAEAVQQVLDEAGDATTGVPGPRTRLDYEAFGTTEWSLTDQVRFASRLPCLPQADAVTQLMGRITPDQGWGLGTIEGAIFKGGWGPDDETGVYLVRQFGLVPARNGLIAVSMAAQAESGDFTDATHLLDDMAALLARHLDQLRGGHCAH; from the coding sequence ATGCTCGTGCTCGCGTCCTGCGGGCTGATGGCGGAACGGGTGGAGCCGCAGGCGACGGTGTTGGTCGCGGCCAAGTCCGCGGCCTGGCGCGGGCACACCATCGACCGGCCGGACGCGCTGGCCGTCGAGTTCACCCAGGCGCAGCCGCGGCTGCGCGGGCAGGTGGGTCTGGCGATCATGCCGGTGGGCGGCAACCGGACGACGGTGTTCGGTGACTGGACGACCGGCCTGGCCTGGTCGACGATCAAGGTGCCGCTGGCCGTGGCGGCGCTGCGCCGCGATCCCGAAGGCGCGATGGCCGACGCCGAGGCCGCGATCACCGTCTCCGACAACGATGCCGCCGACGCGCTGTGGGATTCTCTCGGCGACGGGCTGGCGGCGGCCGAGGCCGTGCAGCAGGTCCTCGACGAGGCGGGTGACGCCACGACGGGGGTGCCCGGCCCGCGCACTCGGCTCGACTACGAGGCGTTCGGCACGACGGAGTGGTCGCTCACCGATCAGGTGCGGTTCGCCTCCCGGCTGCCGTGCCTGCCGCAGGCCGACGCCGTCACCCAGCTCATGGGCCGGATCACCCCCGACCAGGGTTGGGGGCTGGGCACCATCGAGGGCGCGATCTTCAAGGGTGGCTGGGGTCCGGACGACGAGACCGGCGTGTATCTGGTCCGCCAGTTCGGGCTGGTCCCCGCGCGCAACGGGCTGATCGCGGTGTCGATGGCGGCCCAGGCGGAATCCGGCGACTTCACCGACGCCACCCACCTGCTCGACGACATGGCCGCGCTGCTGGCCCGGCACCTGGATCAGCTGCGCGGCGGCCACTGCGCGCACTGA
- a CDS encoding protein kinase domain-containing protein, which produces MDGPGRRVGTRFGPYELRSLLGKGGMGEVYEAFDTSRHRLVAVKLLADELAKDPVYQERFRRESQAAARLAEPHVIPIHDWGVLDGVLFIDMRLVAGTDLRTMLHHTGPLEPERAVRLVEQVAAALDAAHADGLIHRDVKPANILVTDADFAYLADFGIAHTEGDSAITQVGMAVGSYIYMAPERFDSGTVTGRADIYSLACVLHECLTGAAPFPSASMNVLVKAHLSEPPPRASALRPGLPASIDAVIARGMAKNPADRFASALEMTRAARAALGMRDTAAPPRPGVPGGVAPAAPVPPAPATGGVPVTTGTGPTFVVRAPDPSRFGAKSEPTVAASVLPPESTGEMSVPAVIHPTAPTVVRPSEFEFSPLPTQEQAIVPPASGAIPQVRPFPDEHLYPESQRYGSESVSAPMPAVPPIAPSPVASAPAAAAPRVAPPTVSTSAASPGPGGPVVAHDDPPAPAAQPYSDEHPSGTYPVAGRAPADEPVGYVGARAYSDTDRPAFTAPETTRYPVPPVPEVRQPAPETARYDDPAAPATRALHQPYPPHAFGPAGPHGGGHAAPDPHAAYGPGDPHGVQAYSAIPDDRDRYGHPDPYGGQPGHHPDPYAGAEYAAPGEPYADPRRDRHAQPGYGDPHAYAPPGPERGRAMALPLLAALAVVLVLVAGGLVAWRMFGGGDTDTTASEGTVPVATTAARPTGAAPPPATSARPTTTTTTRVQLPAGAKTCGSTSSAPNGNAAAGNSVTSCPFAEEVRRAYAAEATPGTRAPQTITAVSPVTGRSYTMTCVPDDGLVTCTGGENAIVYVY; this is translated from the coding sequence GTGGACGGACCTGGACGGCGAGTCGGTACCCGATTCGGCCCGTACGAGCTGCGTTCCCTGCTGGGCAAGGGCGGGATGGGCGAGGTCTACGAAGCCTTCGACACCTCCCGGCACCGGCTGGTCGCGGTGAAGCTGCTCGCCGATGAACTCGCCAAGGACCCCGTCTACCAGGAACGATTCCGGCGCGAATCGCAGGCCGCGGCCCGGCTGGCCGAACCGCACGTCATCCCCATCCACGACTGGGGCGTCCTGGACGGGGTGCTGTTCATCGATATGCGCCTGGTGGCGGGCACCGATCTGCGCACCATGCTGCACCACACCGGCCCGCTCGAACCCGAGCGCGCGGTGCGCCTGGTCGAACAGGTCGCCGCGGCGCTGGACGCCGCGCACGCCGACGGCCTGATCCACCGCGACGTGAAACCGGCGAACATCCTGGTCACCGATGCCGACTTCGCCTACCTCGCCGATTTCGGCATCGCCCACACCGAGGGCGACTCGGCCATCACCCAGGTCGGCATGGCGGTCGGCTCCTACATCTACATGGCGCCCGAACGGTTCGATTCCGGCACCGTCACCGGCCGCGCCGACATCTACTCGCTGGCCTGCGTCCTGCACGAATGCCTCACCGGGGCAGCGCCCTTCCCGTCCGCCAGCATGAACGTGCTGGTCAAGGCGCATCTGTCCGAGCCGCCGCCGCGGGCCAGCGCCCTGCGTCCCGGTCTGCCCGCGAGCATCGACGCGGTGATCGCCCGCGGCATGGCCAAGAATCCGGCCGACCGCTTCGCGTCGGCGCTGGAGATGACCCGTGCCGCCCGTGCCGCCCTCGGCATGCGCGACACGGCGGCCCCGCCTCGGCCGGGCGTTCCCGGCGGTGTCGCCCCCGCCGCGCCGGTTCCGCCCGCCCCGGCCACCGGCGGCGTGCCGGTCACCACCGGCACCGGTCCCACGTTCGTGGTGCGCGCTCCCGACCCGTCCCGGTTCGGCGCCAAGTCCGAACCGACGGTGGCGGCCTCCGTGCTGCCACCGGAGTCGACGGGGGAGATGTCGGTGCCCGCCGTCATCCACCCGACCGCGCCGACCGTGGTGCGGCCCTCGGAGTTCGAGTTCAGCCCGCTGCCCACACAGGAGCAGGCGATCGTGCCACCCGCCTCGGGCGCGATCCCGCAGGTGCGGCCGTTCCCGGACGAGCATCTCTACCCGGAGTCGCAGCGGTACGGCAGCGAGTCGGTCAGTGCTCCGATGCCCGCGGTGCCGCCGATCGCTCCGAGCCCGGTCGCGTCCGCGCCGGCGGCTGCCGCGCCGCGGGTGGCCCCGCCCACGGTGTCGACCAGCGCGGCCTCGCCCGGGCCGGGCGGACCCGTTGTCGCGCACGACGATCCACCGGCTCCGGCCGCCCAGCCCTACTCCGACGAACACCCGTCGGGCACCTACCCGGTGGCCGGGCGCGCGCCCGCCGACGAGCCGGTCGGCTATGTCGGCGCCCGGGCCTACAGCGACACGGACCGGCCCGCCTTCACCGCGCCGGAGACCACGCGTTACCCGGTGCCGCCGGTGCCGGAGGTCCGTCAGCCGGCCCCGGAGACCGCGCGCTACGACGACCCCGCCGCCCCGGCCACCCGCGCCCTCCACCAGCCCTACCCACCGCATGCGTTCGGGCCGGCGGGACCGCACGGCGGTGGTCACGCCGCGCCCGATCCGCACGCCGCCTACGGGCCCGGTGATCCGCACGGGGTTCAGGCCTACAGCGCGATACCGGACGACCGCGACCGGTACGGCCACCCCGATCCGTACGGCGGTCAGCCGGGACACCACCCCGACCCGTACGCGGGCGCGGAGTACGCGGCCCCCGGCGAGCCCTACGCCGACCCCCGGCGCGACCGCCACGCGCAGCCCGGCTACGGCGACCCGCACGCCTACGCCCCGCCCGGCCCGGAACGCGGGCGGGCGATGGCGCTGCCGCTCCTGGCCGCCCTGGCGGTCGTCCTGGTGCTCGTCGCGGGCGGCCTGGTCGCCTGGCGGATGTTCGGTGGCGGCGACACCGACACCACCGCGAGCGAGGGCACCGTCCCGGTGGCGACCACCGCCGCCCGGCCCACCGGGGCCGCGCCGCCGCCCGCCACCAGCGCCAGGCCCACGACCACGACCACGACCCGGGTCCAGCTGCCTGCGGGCGCGAAGACCTGCGGCAGCACCTCCAGCGCGCCCAACGGCAATGCGGCGGCGGGCAATTCGGTGACCAGCTGCCCCTTCGCCGAGGAGGTCCGCCGCGCCTACGCCGCCGAGGCCACCCCCGGCACCCGTGCGCCGCAGACGATCACCGCCGTCAGCCCCGTCACCGGCCGCTCGTACACCATGACCTGCGTCCCGGACGACGGCCTGGTCACCTGCACCGGCGGCGAGAACGCGATCGTCTACGTCTACTGA
- a CDS encoding sensor histidine kinase, translating to MDVLQATPVGVRAGVPFRRSGTVRDRLAAFVRQPVAVFRRNLEELPFDYPPAVLLCADAALLLFSVGACVQRHEYFPTLLPVLAVVLLFLPLPLFGLLGVTPTPILLGGAALVAAGLFLLQPVPADLAPFVLVVVVGEVAAIAPKRWSALFAALAVAELVAFDAAGHLLWSASGQRLQGLQMYTTGIALGWLVGVMLRYQRRFLYQERESQYIRTVQAAEEERRRIAREVHDVIAHSLSVTLLHLTAARHALQTDRDVDEAVDALVDAERLGRQAMADIRRTVGLLGERTASPAPEPGVGDLPELIADFAKAGLRIEHAHVDADLDAVSAAVGLALYRIGQESLANVVKHAPGATVRVEVRVRAGAATLLVHNTLPDGLPARGEGMGLSGMRQRADLLGGRLTAGPVDDGWSVRARFPLAGGRAWPLCSGESGERG from the coding sequence ATGGATGTGCTCCAGGCCACGCCGGTGGGCGTCCGCGCGGGGGTGCCGTTCCGGCGCAGCGGCACCGTCCGTGACCGTTTGGCGGCCTTCGTGCGTCAGCCGGTCGCGGTGTTCCGCCGGAACCTGGAAGAGCTGCCGTTCGACTACCCGCCTGCCGTGCTGCTGTGCGCCGACGCGGCGCTGCTGCTGTTCAGCGTGGGCGCGTGCGTGCAGCGCCACGAGTACTTCCCGACGCTGCTGCCGGTGCTGGCCGTGGTGCTGCTGTTCCTGCCGCTGCCGTTGTTCGGCCTGCTGGGCGTGACGCCGACCCCGATCCTGCTGGGCGGGGCGGCGCTGGTGGCGGCCGGGCTGTTCCTGCTGCAACCGGTGCCCGCCGATCTGGCGCCGTTCGTCCTCGTCGTCGTGGTCGGCGAGGTGGCCGCCATCGCGCCGAAGCGCTGGAGTGCGCTGTTCGCGGCGCTCGCCGTGGCGGAACTGGTCGCCTTCGACGCCGCCGGGCACCTGCTGTGGAGCGCGAGCGGACAGCGATTGCAGGGTCTGCAGATGTACACCACCGGGATCGCGCTGGGCTGGCTGGTCGGGGTGATGCTGCGGTATCAGCGCCGCTTCCTCTACCAGGAGCGGGAGAGCCAGTACATCCGCACGGTGCAGGCCGCCGAGGAGGAACGCAGGCGGATCGCCCGCGAGGTGCACGACGTCATCGCGCATTCGCTGAGCGTCACCCTGCTGCACCTCACCGCCGCCCGGCACGCGTTGCAGACCGACCGCGACGTGGACGAGGCGGTGGATGCGCTGGTCGATGCCGAGCGGCTGGGCAGGCAGGCGATGGCCGACATCCGGCGCACCGTCGGCCTGCTCGGCGAACGCACCGCGAGCCCCGCCCCCGAACCGGGTGTCGGCGACCTGCCCGAGCTGATCGCCGACTTCGCCAAGGCCGGGCTGCGGATCGAGCACGCGCACGTCGACGCCGATCTGGACGCGGTATCGGCCGCGGTCGGGCTGGCGCTGTACCGGATCGGGCAGGAGTCGCTGGCCAACGTGGTCAAACACGCGCCCGGCGCGACGGTGCGGGTGGAGGTGCGGGTGCGGGCGGGCGCGGCGACGCTGCTCGTGCACAACACCCTGCCCGACGGCCTGCCCGCCCGGGGCGAGGGCATGGGCCTGTCCGGGATGCGCCAGCGCGCCGACCTGCTCGGCGGGCGGCTCACCGCGGGTCCGGTCGACGACGGGTGGAGCGTGCGCGCCCGGTTCCCGCTGGCAGGTGGGCGCGCCTGGCCGCTGTGCTCGGGCGAGAGCGGGGAGCGCGGGTGA